The Jaculus jaculus isolate mJacJac1 chromosome 1, mJacJac1.mat.Y.cur, whole genome shotgun sequence nucleotide sequence ctaaatagccaggcatggcatagagctcctgatcctcctcccaaAGGCTTGACTTAGCAGTCATCGTTAAAAGTAATTTGACCTTTCTTGGTGATCTTTACTGGATCAAAAGAAAGACCACTAAACATTAGCTCTTCTCATCTGTACTCTTCAgaaatgtgcttgtgtgtgtgtgtgtgagagagagagagagagagagagatatgctgGGTCAGACCCCAAGGCCCTGTGCATGGTACATGCTATGCACATGCCATATTGCTGAGCCACctgtaaacattcacactgcaaaagatggcattgagcatagcaaaaaaaattaagccaggacaagatttaaaataaacaggTCAAACAAATTATGTAGCTCTAAGTCTGACATCTCCaaccagtgacaaagtctctAGGGTTCCAGTTCTATCCCTCCAGCTGAGCTGCTCACAGCCTAGGAAAAACTCCATCCCAAgatggcagccatcccatagtcctggtatTTCTGAAACAtccttgggtctccactgtaacccacagttcatcctcatggctccatcagaccTCCACATAGCATGCTTCACATTGCCCtgtggtcatttaaaaaaaaccaaaaaaattgcaAATTCAATAAGTCTTTCCTTCctacatgtgtttttgtttttgttgttgttgtttctgaggtaggatcttgctttagcccaggcttacctggaattcactatgtagtctcagggtggccttgaacacatagcaatcctcttatgccattcaagtgctggaattaaaggtgtatgccaccacatctggctgcctACATTTGTTGTACTCCCATAgtaccagtttgttaatctggGAAGGCTGGGAACAAAggcaactttgaagagcaggaaaactcCTTTAGCATTCTGGCCCCCTGCTTTCAAAAGTGTTAGCATTCTCcctcttgtcccaatgcagaacagctggcccaatctcaatggttgtaatctctcagttatAGCTGAACAGGCACTGTTTCCAGCCTgaaacattcatttctttctgtgccaaattcatcttctcacaccagtctatAGTGCaatcctacacaagttctcaggacatgggaagaagcagcaagtctctcacacaaactgcttctagcccaatctaAACAATGCTCTTTGTTTCCTTCATGAGTGAAACATGTACCATTCAAAGTACTTTCTACATTTAGAAATTTCAACTCAAGACAAAATAGTCCATCACACTCttttcagcactgcaaggcatctcttaggccaaggtttcaaattcttccatattcctcccacaaatcagttccaaaaggccaaaagccacaggcAGGTTTCTAGTagtaatgaccccacttctcagtaacaattttctgttgtaattaccttcttattgctgggactaaatacccaaccaaaagcagctgatgggactaaagggcttattttggcttatagtatcAAAGGGAagtcccatgatggcaggggaaagcatggcatgagcaaaggctggacatcacctcttccacagcaggtggagatagcagcaagagagtgagccaaactctggcaagggggagctggttagAATACCCCTAAGCctttccccaacaacacacctcctccagcaatgctccatTTCCCAAAGTGCTGTCAGCTAGGAACAAAGCATTAAtgagtggtctggagagatggctcagaagttaagggatttgcctgcaaagcctaaggacctgggttcaatatccagtacccacataaacctacatgaatagtggcacatgcatctgaagttcatttgcagtggctagaagccctgggacacccattctctctatgtctccttgaaaataaataaatagacttctgggtaagatggcagcatactagccacaccaaagcagcataaggagggaaataaacagaagcaCAGCAAAATACGCTCTTCTACTgagaagtgaaggtgtataaattattatcaaccatagcagagaagcaggagaaaccaagATCTTTTAGAAAGGAGGAAATGGGTCAGAATCCCACTCAGGTGCCAGCAGCCCCAATCTGCGAGCCCACCTGCCTGCCCAGTGGCACAGAGCAGCAagagcagaaacaaggtgagattttccactcacaccagcctccttgcaaagtcaagaaacctgaagaagaCAAGAGAGACCAGCTGAGCAAGGAGATACAAACGACCAGCCGGGCAGCTCAGGTACAACTCCAGATaccctgcaaagtctcccatcTCCCAACTGTCAGGGCCATGAAtgtctggagaactcattcactGCTAGCCACCACAGAGAGATCatagtgggcactcagcattggtgagattgaaagccatcccaaaagggcctacttatacaaagtCAGATaaataggcctgcactggaagtgctaatctctctttccatgtcagtagaggttatgtattacatttgaatgatatattctttttttttaatttttattagcattttccatgattataaaaaaaaaaatctcatggtaattccctccctccccccaccacactttcccctttgaaattccattccccatcatattacctccccatcacaatccttgtagttacatatatagaataccaactattaagtaccctcctcccttcctttctcttccctttatgtctcctttttaacttactggcctctgctactaagtattttcattctcacacagaagcccaatcatctgtagctagtatccacatatgagagagaacatgtggcacttggctttctgggcctgggttacctcacttagtataatcctttccaggtccatccatttttctgcaaatttcataacttcatttttctttaccgctgagtagaactccattgtataaatgtgccacatcttcattatccactcatcagttgagggacatcgaggctggttccatttcccagctattataaattgagcagcaataaacatggttgagcatgtacttctaaggaaatgagatgagtcctttggatatatgcctaggagtgctatagctgggtcatatggtagatcaatctttagctgttttaggaacctccacactgatctccacaatggctggaccagattgcattcccaccagcagtgtagaagggttcctctttttccacatccctgccaacatttatgatctgaatgatatattcttgattggctttacacttctcaaataagctgtattttggtgttgactattgttgcctttgatgtttcctgatttttagcaCCATTGTCTGTTTCTTCTATCAGGGGGCAGGGACTGTCTGgccccaggttgacttggaacacatttcagactagaaatctcaacctcctacttgacaggattaaggttgtggggcaacacacacacccttagggatttaggctttactagattatctgtttagtttaatcccaacacttatataaatactctgtactggttTTGATCaaatgtctatattgctcagttgaattttaggaatttgccagtaatttgcttcactcagtctactacaatacttgaatagcaggcaaactcaacacctagagtcacttttgctttttctcttggagtataagagctacaacctggaaccttaaactcctacagtgaagatatataaagttggatatacacagctaagaacactgcagataattagaaaacccaagcatcaaattaactcaagatgcaaaaaggTCTACATTAtactacaagaaacacaaaaacacaatacacatacacaatacaATCCCAGCAAAAATtagaaatccatcagaaatgacctctagtgagactgctttagatgaaatgcctgacaaagatttcaaaaaaaactATATCtgtgttcaaagaaataaaagaagaaaaccaattcCTGAAGatgaacacaggaaaccaacttaatgaaagaaggatgtaaatataaaacatgagtaaggaaatagaactgATGAAAAAATAccagtaagaaatacaaatgaaaaactgagttagtcaaatagaaaactctgtagaaagtctcaccagtagaatggatcaggagaggacagaatatctaaaataaaagatcaggtggcagatctaatacaggccaacaaagagaaagacaaacaaataagaaGGCATggatggaaatttcaagacatttgggacactatgaagagattaaACATATGAATTCATGGCATAgttgaaggagaagaaattcactccaaaggcatagtaggcatcttcaacgaagtcataaaagaaaacttcccccaagtaagGAAAGTGATACCAATACAGAttcaggaagcctatagaaccctaaacagacaaaatcaggaaagaacttctcaccatcatattataattaaattacaaaatgCGACAGTGGCAGTGGATCGGGTCACCGCGGCCAGGCTCGCCCGGGGATGTCCAAGCCCACGTCTCCAGGCCGAGCTCCACGTGCTGCCCACCAGCCGGGCCTCTGAGGGCTGCTCAGCCCGCGGCTGCCAGGCTCTGTGCCCACCCTGTGGCAGTCAGCGCTAGGCCACAAGGATGCGCAGTGCTGGGCTCTGAAGCATGGAGGAGGTTCTGTACAAGTGGACCAACTATCTCACAGGTTGGCAGCCTCGCTGGTTTGTGTTAGATAATGGGATCCTGTCCTATTGTGACTCTCAGGATGATGTGTGCAAAGGAAATATAAAGATGACTGTCTGTGAAATTAAAGTCCATTCGGCAGACAACACAAGAATGGAATTAATCATCCCAGGAGCACAGCATTTCTACATGAAGGCAGTAAATGCAGCTGAAAGACAGAGGGGGCTGGTCGCTCTGGGGAGCTCCAAAGCATGTTTGACTGATACTAGgactaaaaaagagaaagaaatcagtgaaaccAGTGAGTCTTTGAAAACCAAAATGTCTGAACTTCACCTCTATTCTGACCTCTTCCTGCAGCAGGTTCACACAATCCAAGAATTTGTTCATCACGATGAAAATCATTCAACTCCCAGCGTTGAGAACATGAATGAAGCCTCTTCCCCACTTACTGCCATCTGTAACAGATTCATCACGACACTCGAGGAATGCGTGAAGATAGCAAATGCCAAGTTTAAACCCGAGATGTTCCAGCTGCCTCATCCAGATCCTTTGGTTTCTCCCGTGTCACCTTCTCCAGTTCAAATGGTTGGAacttcttgttttgctttgagtGCTATCTGGGTTTTCTTTTCGATAGTAGAAATGGGTAGTGAGGAGGAAGTGGTCATTGGGTTGAATTGTTTTTGTCTTCCTCTAGCTAGGCACCCTGCTCTGGTGTGCTGGGGAACTCAGCTGAGATGAGGTGTGATGACAATGCTTTTTTTCATTGAAGTATTTGTAGGAGCCTAGTAATAGGAGGAAGAGTACGGTTTTAGCAATTACCTGAAGGCTATTAGAAGACTAGGGTCTCATTTTACTTGTGGGCTTTCTTACCCACCCTAGCAAATTTAATTATGGAAATGTGGTAAAGATTGTTGCCTAAATTGATTTAGAACATTGTCTTCTCATCAGTAAATGATCCATGTCCTTTGAGATAAATGTTGACTATTTCAtatcaatataaatatttatataaatattaatattatatatcatCAAAATAAGTTTTATGGCCACATTAATTTGGGAAAATTTGGTTTAGATATTTCTGTCTCCGTTGGACAGGGCCAGTCTGCCTAGGGAGTTTCTCAGTCTCTTTATGCTGAGGTGTATTACGGATGTCCAAGGGGAGAGGTCTGCAGtgattctggaatttgtttaacaGCTGAATCCTCCTTGCTAGTTGTGAATACCCTCACAAGATTGGGGTTCAGTAGGACACATTTTGGCAATATTACTTTTAAGTCAATTATAAGTATGCTGCAAATTCTTAAATAATGTCTGtagtagaaaaaagaaatacatctgtgggctaactccacaatgcatgacccatatacctcaacaaggaggggccaaggggagggggtaggtcacagatgatcctaataatggtactaaactgactgtatttgctgaatacaaaactaattaataaaaaaatttttttttaaaattacaaaatgcacaagccaaagaaaatacattgaaagcaattagaaaaaatcaagtcacatacaaaggcaagcccatcaggatcacagcagattactcaagacaaactttaaaagccagaagggcttggaatgatgtattccaagttctaaaaggtaacaactgtcaaccaagattatcctgcaaagctatgtattctaatagacggagaaataaggacattctataacaaaagcaggctaaaggaatatatgaagaccaaaccagctctatagaaaatacttgaaaggatcctccatgttgaagagaaaAGCACACACGTAAGGATCCTGGAAAAAACAAAtgatactcaaatactagttaatacaaaggagcaaagataaaaccagaagaactacaaaacaagaaaaataaagttcaagtggattaaagatcttaatatcagacctgaactctgaaactgccagagggaaaagtaggggaaacccttcaacatattggtattggcataGACTTTCCCAGTAAAccccagtttctcaggaaatgaaaccactgatcaactgctgggacctcatgaaattacaaagcttttgtacagtaaaggagactgtgagtagagcaaagaggcaaactacagaatgggagaaaatatttgccagctatatttctgacaggggattaatctccaggatatacaaagaactcaaaaagttaaatgataagaaatcaaacaacccagttaaaaaatgggatatgcattctgcatgtagttcaatgggagaaagagaaatcaccagtggacactgcaagccttataattggccagccaggccaaatgagccaacaggtacaatagtggcacgtctgttatgggggaaaccaactgccctccaactggactggaggcccactccatgggaagggaatacatccccgatactgaaaacttaaaacagggtagtcatgagccctaggggtgtaacgtctgctgttgtctggccaaatgtatatattatgcttatcaaactgcccagtaagcacttctgttaatgttcacacccttatattaatgctactctcacttttggtttagaatcttctcttttcagatggcagtgatgttgggacgactcagaaagcatcatggtgatggaaagaaatgaccgcagtgctcagtactgcaatatctgtatcacaccttccaaggctcagggtctaatgcggaagaggtggcagaaagaatgtaagagccaaaggaagggtaggactccatacaacatgctccctccagacacaaaatggcctggatatccatggcctcacggtgcctgatactacctgcataagatcattataagaggaggaaaagatcaagacatcaaaagtaaaagagagactgattgggatggggagggtgtatgatggagagtggagtttcaaaggggtaagtgggaggagggagggtatcaccatgttgttgtttttttttttttttggttggtagggtctcactctagcccaggctgacctggaattcactatgtagtctcaggatggcctcaaactcatagtaatcctcctacctctgcctcccgaatgctgggattaaaggcgtgcgccaccacacccggctcaccatggggtattttttataatcatggaagttgttaataaaaaaattttttaaaagggctagggctggagagatagcttagcagttaagcacttgcctgtgaagcctaaggaccctggtttgaggctcaattccccaggacccacgttagccagatgcacaagggcatgcacgtgtctggagttcatttgcagtcgctggaggccctggtgtgcccattctctctctctttctctctatctgcctctttctttctctgtcaccctcaaataaagaaaataaacaaaaaaaaaattttttaagggggctatggtgccaggcatggtggtgcacatgtttaatcccagcacttgggagaactgaggtaggaagattacaatgagttcaaaggcaccctgagactgtagtgaGTTTGGGGTCatactgggctagaatgagaccctacctcaggaa carries:
- the LOC123454136 gene encoding pleckstrin homology domain-containing family A member 3-like, giving the protein MEEVLYKWTNYLTGWQPRWFVLDNGILSYCDSQDDVCKGNIKMTVCEIKVHSADNTRMELIIPGAQHFYMKAVNAAERQRGLVALGSSKACLTDTRTKKEKEISETSESLKTKMSELHLYSDLFLQQVHTIQEFVHHDENHSTPSVENMNEASSPLTAICNRFITTLEECVKIANAKFKPEMFQLPHPDPLVSPVSPSPVQMVGTSCFALSAIWVFFSIVEMGSEEEVVIGLNCFCLPLARHPALVCWGTQLR